Proteins from one bacterium genomic window:
- the uvrA gene encoding excinuclease ABC subunit UvrA: MLPKDTIFIKGAREHNLKNIDVQIPRNKLVVITGLSGSGKSSLAFDTIYAEGQRRYVESLSAYARQFLGQMEKPDVDYIEGLSPAIAIEQRTASKNPRSTVGTVTEIYDYLRLLFARIGKPHCYKCKKPLTQQTVDEIVDQILKLKDKTKIQILTPLVRGRKGEYQEIFTNIRKEGFIRVRVDKKIYDLEEEIKLDKNKKHNIEVVVDRLILKTERSRLADSIETAFKLSKGIVFINIDEKEDLIFSSELACIDCGISYEELSPRMFSFNSPYGACPTCKGLGVKLEIDPDLVVPNKELSVYDGAIRPWGIPWERLQQTLERIARQYGFRLDVPFKELKKEHQHILLYGTQGEYYRTRFGTFRYWGGYEGIIPNLERRFKETDSELSREEISEFMTKQPCPVCEGSRLKKESLAVTIQNMSIGDVTKLSIKKAYEFFQNLKLNKKETLIAHQIFKEIKRRLEFLINVGLDYLTIDRSAGTLAGGEAQRIQLATQIGSGLMGVLYILDEPSIGLHQRDNKRLLNTLCCLRDLGNTLIVVEHDEATIRTADYVIDLGPGAGENGGFIIAQGTPQQIINDKASLTGKYLKGELKIPIPKHRVKSKAKFIEVKEASEHNLKNINVKIPIGLFTCITGVSGSGKSTLISEILYPALMQYFSRSHIKPGKHKEIVGLKYLDKVINIDQSPIGRTPRSNPVTYTGTFTHIRAFFSLFQESKIRGYKPGRFSFNVRGGRCEACQGDGIIKIEMHFLPDVYIPCEVCKGKRYNRETLEIKYKGKNIADVLDMTVDEALNFFANIPVIKRKLETLSDVGLGYIKLGQSATTLSGGEAQRIKLSAELSKRATGRTLYLLDEPTTGLHFADIHKLLDVLMRLREAGNTIVVIEHNLDVIKSADYIIDLGPEGGDAGGEIVAIGTPEEILKNKNSYTGQFLVKALK, from the coding sequence GTGCTTCCAAAAGATACAATCTTTATTAAAGGTGCCAGAGAACATAACTTAAAAAATATTGATGTCCAGATACCGCGAAATAAATTGGTTGTGATTACTGGTTTGTCAGGTTCCGGTAAATCCTCATTAGCCTTTGACACAATCTACGCCGAAGGACAAAGACGATATGTGGAGTCATTGTCTGCCTATGCCCGTCAGTTTTTAGGACAGATGGAAAAACCCGATGTTGACTACATCGAAGGACTATCCCCGGCTATTGCCATCGAACAACGAACCGCAAGTAAAAACCCCCGCTCTACCGTAGGCACTGTCACGGAAATATATGACTACCTCCGCCTTTTATTTGCCAGGATTGGTAAACCCCACTGCTATAAATGCAAAAAACCTTTAACTCAGCAAACCGTAGATGAAATCGTTGACCAGATATTGAAACTTAAGGATAAAACAAAAATCCAGATACTTACCCCATTAGTTCGAGGCAGAAAAGGAGAATACCAGGAAATATTTACAAATATCCGAAAAGAAGGTTTTATCCGGGTCCGTGTTGATAAAAAGATTTATGACCTTGAAGAAGAGATTAAACTCGATAAAAATAAAAAACATAATATTGAAGTCGTTGTGGATAGACTTATCCTTAAAACCGAACGGAGTAGATTAGCCGATTCAATCGAAACGGCATTTAAATTATCAAAAGGGATAGTTTTTATTAATATCGATGAAAAAGAGGATTTAATCTTTTCATCCGAATTAGCCTGTATAGATTGTGGTATCAGCTATGAGGAACTTTCACCCCGAATGTTTTCCTTTAATAGCCCTTATGGTGCCTGCCCTACTTGTAAAGGATTAGGGGTTAAGTTAGAAATAGACCCTGACTTAGTTGTCCCAAATAAAGAATTAAGTGTTTATGATGGAGCGATTAGACCCTGGGGAATCCCATGGGAAAGACTACAACAAACATTAGAACGAATTGCAAGACAATATGGGTTTAGATTGGATGTCCCATTTAAAGAACTGAAAAAAGAACATCAACATATCTTGCTCTATGGCACACAAGGAGAATATTATCGCACTCGATTTGGCACTTTCCGGTATTGGGGAGGATATGAAGGAATCATCCCAAATTTAGAACGACGATTTAAAGAAACCGATTCCGAATTATCCCGTGAAGAAATCTCAGAATTTATGACCAAGCAACCCTGCCCGGTCTGTGAAGGCAGCAGATTAAAAAAGGAAAGTTTAGCCGTAACTATTCAAAATATGTCAATTGGTGATGTGACTAAATTATCTATTAAAAAGGCTTATGAGTTTTTCCAAAATCTAAAGTTAAATAAAAAAGAAACACTTATTGCCCACCAAATCTTTAAGGAGATAAAAAGAAGACTGGAGTTTTTAATCAATGTCGGATTAGACTATCTAACCATAGACCGTTCTGCTGGAACTTTAGCTGGCGGAGAGGCTCAGCGAATTCAATTAGCCACTCAGATTGGTTCTGGCTTGATGGGCGTGCTTTATATCTTAGATGAACCAAGTATTGGATTACATCAACGGGATAATAAGAGACTTTTAAATACCTTATGTTGTCTGCGAGATTTAGGAAATACATTGATTGTGGTTGAGCATGATGAGGCAACGATTAGAACGGCTGATTATGTCATTGATTTAGGTCCCGGGGCAGGAGAAAATGGAGGATTTATTATTGCTCAAGGCACTCCCCAACAAATTATTAATGATAAAGCCTCTTTAACCGGTAAATATTTAAAAGGTGAATTGAAGATTCCTATCCCCAAACATCGAGTTAAATCGAAAGCAAAATTTATTGAAGTCAAAGAAGCCTCAGAACATAATCTTAAAAATATCAATGTCAAAATCCCAATCGGGCTTTTTACCTGTATCACCGGGGTTTCAGGTTCTGGTAAAAGCACACTTATTAGCGAAATTTTATATCCCGCCCTGATGCAATATTTCTCTCGAAGCCATATTAAACCAGGCAAACACAAAGAAATTGTTGGATTAAAATATTTAGATAAGGTAATTAATATTGACCAGTCCCCAATTGGCCGCACCCCACGGTCTAATCCAGTTACCTACACCGGGACATTTACACATATTCGAGCCTTCTTCTCTTTATTCCAGGAATCTAAGATACGGGGTTATAAACCTGGTCGATTCAGTTTTAATGTCAGAGGTGGACGATGTGAAGCCTGTCAGGGAGATGGAATTATTAAAATTGAGATGCACTTTTTACCAGATGTCTATATCCCGTGTGAGGTATGTAAAGGGAAAAGATATAATCGCGAAACCCTTGAGATAAAATATAAAGGCAAAAATATTGCGGATGTCCTTGATATGACCGTAGATGAAGCATTAAACTTTTTTGCCAATATTCCCGTAATTAAACGAAAGTTAGAGACCCTCTCCGATGTAGGACTGGGTTATATCAAACTCGGGCAATCAGCCACGACCCTTTCTGGTGGAGAGGCACAGCGAATAAAATTATCTGCAGAATTAAGTAAACGGGCAACCGGGAGAACACTTTATCTTTTAGACGAACCAACAACTGGTTTACATTTTGCCGATATTCACAAATTATTAGATGTTCTAATGCGACTTCGGGAAGCAGGAAATACGATTGTGGTGATTGAACATAACTTAGATGTAATTAAATCAGCGGACTATATCATCGATTTAGGTCCTGAAGGTGGAGATGCCGGGGGAGAGATAGTCGCTATCGGCACACCTGAGGAAATACTTAAGAATAAAAATTCCTATACTGGTCAATTCTTAGTTAAAGCACTAAAGTGA